In a genomic window of Campylobacter concisus:
- a CDS encoding glycosyltransferase family 25 protein, giving the protein MNEIYLISLAKDTNRRELLQQKFSSYDSFKLIDAIDGRELNAREYYKIISPSFKAYGKVLSPAEVGCSLSHVKAYEAFLASEAKFALIFEDDVIGDDQDIKEAFLAASKMPENSVLICGMQDGLEGRFSAFGKKVDTSLSKPLWQVSKHSFSSIYRAGAYVLTKKSAKNLLEIHKRALCTTDVWDYLLGVNDMQMYFCDLFAHPTDLSGSNIEGERLERGYSANLKAYIKTIKFILFSRLEKLQGYERIFKRG; this is encoded by the coding sequence ATGAATGAAATTTATTTGATCTCTTTGGCAAAAGATACCAACAGGCGCGAGCTTTTGCAGCAGAAATTTAGCTCTTATGATAGCTTTAAGCTAATAGATGCAATAGACGGCAGGGAGCTAAACGCGAGGGAGTATTACAAGATCATTTCGCCATCATTTAAAGCTTACGGCAAGGTTTTAAGCCCAGCAGAGGTAGGCTGTTCGCTCTCGCATGTGAAAGCCTACGAGGCATTTTTGGCAAGTGAGGCTAAATTTGCCCTCATCTTTGAAGATGACGTAATCGGAGATGACCAGGACATAAAAGAGGCCTTTTTAGCAGCTAGCAAGATGCCTGAAAATAGCGTACTGATATGCGGCATGCAAGATGGGCTAGAAGGTAGGTTTAGCGCCTTTGGCAAAAAGGTGGATACTAGCCTAAGTAAGCCTCTTTGGCAGGTTTCAAAGCACTCATTTTCAAGCATTTATAGAGCAGGGGCTTACGTGCTAACTAAAAAAAGTGCTAAAAATTTGCTTGAAATTCATAAACGTGCGCTTTGCACGACCGATGTTTGGGACTATTTGCTAGGCGTTAATGATATGCAGATGTATTTTTGTGATCTTTTTGCGCATCCGACTGATCTAAGTGGCTCAAACATCGAGGGCGAGCGCCTTGAGAGAGGATACAGCGCAAATTTAAAGGCCTATATCAAGACAATTAAATTTATACTTTTCTCACGACTTGAGAAGCTTCAAGGCTATGAGAGAATTTTTAAAAGGGGCTAA
- a CDS encoding STT3 domain-containing protein gives MHKVSVNCKILLIFLAAYLFGFVARMLWVLWAKDMPEFYFNGEFMLTTNDAYCYAEGARDMLAGFHQQNDFSPFNHPISTIVFYICKIFPFKIESVMFYMSIFLAPLIALPVILISNELKALRVGAVAAFVSVILPSYLSRTSPGYFDSDMLNVTFALFIIYFLIRLLNTNEQKFIVLPGVFVSLYLWWYQSSYALILSIFFMFLLYTLVFMRDRLQNYQAIFFMFISIVSSNAFTKDPLIANKILVLNLAVIALFFSLFCKYKNLLSARNLAIFLTLMLAIFIYFGGFDFVTSKIGIYVFKGNEILSDKFHFINEHNFISEVKSASPLYFIYFMSGNILILLAAIIGYLLLCFKFRPFLLTLPMLGLGLLSFFSGVRFVMYVTPLVALGFGYFLHFFLNLFDLRNSIKNLSFLVFAVAALAINLDFAYSYKPNTVISRDEAVVLDELKKLTKRDDYVFSWWDYGYAIRYFADVMTLNDPGRQGGENNYFVGLALGKDEAFSARLARVAVTYNDISLEQNIRPIDKILKDYNTSDINTFLSQLKSENFNPPLAKKAVYYYLVPNMIDIAPNIFRYSYIDVTTGKRQKEDFYHVSALNGISEAGIDLGDGYTLPTNEQKFIMHNGEKIAVKSFYKVKGAGRDLRIDEKIIDENAKIYVVFLEDYARILLLDENAFNSSFVQLFIFERVDERYFEPFVISSGVKIYRLKI, from the coding sequence GTGCATAAAGTAAGCGTAAATTGTAAAATTTTACTTATATTTCTAGCTGCTTATCTGTTTGGGTTTGTAGCTAGGATGCTCTGGGTATTGTGGGCAAAGGATATGCCAGAGTTTTACTTTAATGGCGAATTTATGCTTACGACAAATGACGCATACTGCTACGCAGAAGGTGCTAGAGACATGCTGGCTGGCTTTCATCAGCAAAATGACTTTAGCCCATTTAATCACCCAATCTCAACTATAGTTTTTTATATTTGCAAAATTTTTCCTTTTAAGATCGAAAGCGTGATGTTTTACATGAGCATCTTTTTAGCTCCTCTTATCGCACTTCCAGTTATTTTGATATCAAATGAGCTTAAGGCTCTTAGGGTAGGAGCTGTGGCAGCGTTTGTGAGTGTTATCTTGCCAAGCTATCTTTCAAGGACATCGCCTGGATATTTTGATAGTGACATGTTAAATGTCACATTTGCACTTTTTATCATCTATTTTTTGATCAGGCTTTTAAACACAAATGAACAAAAATTTATCGTTTTGCCTGGAGTCTTTGTATCGCTTTATCTTTGGTGGTATCAAAGCTCATATGCACTTATTTTAAGTATTTTCTTTATGTTTTTACTATATACGCTAGTTTTTATGCGAGATAGATTGCAAAATTATCAAGCGATATTTTTTATGTTTATAAGCATCGTAAGCTCAAATGCTTTTACTAAAGATCCACTAATAGCAAATAAAATTTTGGTTTTAAATTTAGCAGTTATTGCTTTATTTTTCTCTCTTTTTTGCAAATATAAAAATTTACTCTCAGCTAGAAATTTAGCCATTTTTCTTACTTTAATGCTAGCTATTTTTATCTATTTTGGTGGTTTTGATTTCGTTACTTCAAAAATAGGTATTTATGTTTTTAAAGGCAATGAAATTCTTAGCGATAAATTTCACTTTATAAATGAGCATAATTTCATCAGCGAAGTAAAAAGTGCCAGTCCTTTGTATTTTATATATTTCATGTCGGGAAATATTCTTATACTACTGGCGGCTATTATTGGTTACTTGCTACTTTGCTTTAAATTTCGTCCATTTTTGCTTACATTACCAATGCTTGGACTTGGACTCCTCTCTTTCTTTAGTGGAGTTAGATTTGTTATGTACGTAACACCACTTGTTGCGCTTGGTTTTGGGTATTTTTTGCATTTTTTTTTAAATTTATTTGATCTTAGAAATTCCATTAAAAATTTGTCATTTTTAGTTTTTGCCGTAGCCGCTCTTGCTATAAATTTAGATTTTGCTTATTCATATAAGCCAAACACTGTGATTAGCCGTGATGAAGCAGTGGTGCTTGATGAACTTAAAAAGCTCACAAAGCGTGATGATTATGTATTTTCATGGTGGGATTATGGGTATGCTATAAGGTATTTTGCTGATGTTATGACTTTAAACGATCCTGGTAGGCAAGGTGGCGAAAATAATTATTTTGTTGGCCTTGCTTTGGGAAAAGATGAGGCATTTTCGGCTAGACTTGCAAGAGTGGCAGTTACGTATAATGACATCTCGCTTGAGCAAAATATAAGGCCAATAGATAAAATTTTAAAAGACTACAACACAAGCGATATAAATACTTTTTTAAGCCAGCTTAAAAGTGAAAATTTTAATCCACCGCTGGCAAAGAAGGCGGTTTATTACTATCTTGTGCCAAATATGATTGACATCGCGCCAAATATCTTTAGATATAGCTATATCGACGTCACAACTGGTAAAAGGCAAAAAGAGGATTTTTATCATGTTAGTGCATTAAATGGCATTAGCGAAGCTGGTATCGACCTCGGAGACGGCTATACTTTGCCTACAAATGAGCAAAAATTTATCATGCATAACGGCGAGAAAATAGCCGTAAAATCATTTTATAAGGTAAAAGGTGCTGGAAGAGATTTAAGAATAGATGAAAAAATCATAGATGAAAACGCCAAAATTTATGTGGTTTTTTTAGAAGACTATGCGCGGATATTGTTGCTTGATGAAAATGCTTTTAACTCATCTTTTGTGCAGCTTTTTATATTTGAACGAGTTGATGAGCGATACTTTGAGCCATTTGTTATCTCAAGTGGCGTAAAAATTTACAGGTTAAAAATCTAA
- a CDS encoding MATE family efflux transporter → MLINLISSIVVFVVSMGINFFLTPFILKSLGNEAFGFVGLSNAIVSYAAVVSVAINSVSGRFVAHAWHKKDLNLANTYYSSVLVVNIFFCAVVVMLSSIFILNLQSFLNVPENLLFDVRMTLLFYFINFCVGLFNGVLTVCAFVTNKLYLLSIRNAISSAILAILIVALFFFFKPFISYIAISALVASLFVFFSTIFMSARITPELKFSLSKFDFSKIKELLSSGIWNSFNALNRILLTGMDLFICNIFVNANATGLLSVAKAAPIILESFVAQLSGIFAPKFVELYSKNLITDLIKEAKFSMKVIAFVMSAPAAFFVVFGLDFYTLWLPFKSADEVKFIYSISMITLVPIVFISFVFSLFNLDSATNKLRRPAIANTILGVSTIIAQIALLKFSNYGVYGIVIVAAIFYSIRILGFDLINAALNLEVKLTTFYGVYFKNLAVFVLCVLAMFACKDFVSLNNWLKFAIFAAIYAGAAYVLGYFLFFNAFERGIVWRKILKKFKRS, encoded by the coding sequence ATGCTAATCAATTTAATAAGCTCGATCGTCGTTTTTGTCGTATCAATGGGTATAAATTTCTTTCTTACGCCATTTATCTTAAAAAGCCTTGGCAACGAGGCATTTGGCTTTGTGGGCCTTAGCAACGCCATCGTTAGCTACGCAGCGGTTGTAAGTGTAGCCATAAACTCGGTCAGTGGGCGCTTTGTTGCTCATGCGTGGCACAAAAAAGATCTAAACCTTGCAAACACCTACTACTCATCAGTGCTTGTTGTAAATATCTTCTTTTGCGCCGTTGTTGTGATGCTAAGCTCCATTTTCATACTAAATTTGCAAAGCTTTTTAAATGTCCCTGAAAATTTACTATTTGATGTGAGAATGACTCTTCTTTTTTACTTTATAAATTTCTGCGTTGGGCTATTTAACGGCGTTTTGACGGTCTGTGCTTTTGTGACAAACAAGCTTTACCTACTTTCCATCAGAAATGCCATCTCAAGCGCGATCCTGGCGATCCTCATCGTGGCGCTCTTTTTCTTTTTTAAGCCATTCATTTCATACATCGCCATTTCAGCGCTAGTTGCTAGCCTTTTTGTCTTTTTTAGCACCATTTTTATGTCAGCTCGCATCACACCGGAGCTAAAATTTAGCCTTAGTAAATTTGACTTTTCTAAGATAAAAGAGCTTTTAAGCTCTGGCATTTGGAACAGCTTTAATGCGCTAAATCGCATACTTTTAACGGGCATGGATCTTTTTATCTGCAACATTTTCGTAAATGCGAACGCCACAGGACTTCTTTCTGTCGCCAAGGCCGCTCCTATCATACTTGAGAGTTTTGTAGCGCAGCTTAGCGGTATCTTTGCGCCAAAATTTGTCGAGCTTTACTCTAAAAATTTGATCACGGACCTCATAAAAGAGGCTAAATTTTCAATGAAAGTGATCGCCTTTGTGATGAGCGCTCCGGCTGCATTTTTCGTCGTTTTTGGGCTTGATTTTTACACGCTTTGGCTACCTTTTAAAAGCGCAGATGAGGTTAAATTTATCTATAGCATCTCGATGATCACGCTTGTGCCTATCGTATTTATAAGCTTTGTTTTTTCGCTTTTTAACCTTGATAGCGCGACAAACAAGCTTCGCCGACCAGCCATTGCTAACACTATCCTTGGCGTTAGCACGATCATAGCACAGATCGCACTGCTTAAATTTAGTAACTACGGCGTTTATGGCATCGTCATCGTCGCAGCCATTTTTTATAGCATAAGAATTCTTGGCTTTGACCTTATAAATGCCGCTTTAAATTTAGAGGTAAAGCTCACTACGTTTTATGGGGTTTATTTTAAAAATTTAGCCGTTTTTGTGCTCTGCGTGCTTGCGATGTTTGCCTGCAAGGACTTTGTGAGCCTAAATAACTGGCTAAAATTTGCTATCTTTGCTGCGATATACGCCGGCGCAGCTTATGTTTTGGGATATTTTTTGTTTTTTAATGCCTTCGAGCGAGGCATAGTCTGGCGTAAAATTTTAAAAAAATTTAAAAGGTCTTAA
- a CDS encoding nucleotide sugar dehydrogenase, whose product MKIAVVGLGYVGLPLAAAFSEKYEVVGFDVNAKRIEELKSGYDRTLELSNEQMKKAIDNGMKFSLNLDDIKECNFFIVTVPTPIDKNKRPDLTPVVKATESVAKVLKKGDIVVYESTVYPGVTEEICVPLLEKSGLKFNKDFFCGYSPERINPGDKEHTVTKIKKITSGSTPEIADKVDEIYRSIITAGTHKASSIKVAEAAKVIENTQRDINIAFINELAMLFEKLHINTIDVLEAAGTKWNFLNFRPGLVGGHCIGVDPYYLTHKAQEVGYHPEMILAGRRINDDMGRYAADQVIKLMIRKGVLINKARVLVLGMTFKENCPDIRNSRVIDVVDELKDFGCKVDVTDPWADSAEVKHEYGFDLVKEYNLDDYDCIVIAVAHNEFKKLNLKGHLVYDIKNIYPEADARL is encoded by the coding sequence ATGAAAATAGCAGTAGTAGGACTTGGATATGTTGGACTTCCACTTGCAGCAGCTTTTAGTGAAAAGTACGAAGTAGTAGGCTTTGATGTAAATGCAAAACGTATAGAAGAGCTTAAAAGTGGCTATGATAGAACGCTTGAACTTAGCAACGAGCAGATGAAAAAAGCGATCGATAATGGTATGAAATTTAGCCTAAATTTAGACGATATTAAAGAGTGCAACTTCTTCATCGTGACCGTCCCGACTCCGATAGATAAGAACAAACGCCCTGATCTAACTCCAGTCGTAAAAGCGACTGAGAGTGTGGCAAAAGTGCTTAAAAAAGGCGACATCGTTGTTTATGAGAGCACCGTTTATCCAGGCGTTACAGAAGAAATTTGCGTGCCACTTCTTGAAAAAAGCGGTTTGAAATTTAACAAAGACTTCTTCTGCGGCTATTCGCCAGAGCGTATAAACCCAGGTGATAAAGAGCATACCGTAACAAAGATCAAAAAGATTACTAGCGGTTCAACTCCTGAGATAGCCGACAAGGTCGATGAAATTTATCGCTCGATCATCACAGCTGGCACTCACAAAGCTTCAAGCATCAAAGTAGCAGAGGCTGCAAAGGTCATCGAAAACACCCAACGGGACATCAACATCGCTTTTATAAACGAGCTTGCGATGCTTTTTGAAAAGCTTCATATCAACACTATTGATGTGCTTGAGGCTGCAGGTACTAAGTGGAATTTCTTAAATTTCCGCCCAGGTCTAGTTGGTGGTCACTGCATCGGCGTAGATCCATATTATCTAACTCACAAAGCTCAAGAGGTAGGCTATCATCCTGAAATGATCCTAGCAGGCCGCCGTATCAACGACGATATGGGCAGATACGCAGCTGATCAGGTTATAAAACTAATGATAAGAAAAGGCGTGCTTATCAACAAAGCCCGCGTGCTTGTTCTTGGTATGACATTTAAAGAAAACTGCCCAGATATAAGAAATTCTCGCGTTATAGACGTGGTTGATGAGCTAAAAGATTTTGGCTGCAAGGTCGATGTGACTGATCCTTGGGCTGATAGTGCTGAGGTAAAACACGAGTACGGCTTTGATCTAGTGAAAGAGTATAACCTAGATGACTACGACTGCATCGTGATTGCCGTAGCTCACAATGAGTTTAAAAAGCTAAATCTAAAAGGACATTTAGTTTACGATATAAAAAATATCTACCCAGAGGCTGACGCTAGGCTGTAA
- a CDS encoding ecotin family protein, with amino-acid sequence MRKFLLFIAACTLPFVLLAGENAAKTEENIFELPISKMPPDYFKYEVAFFKEIEIDCNFAFLLGGKLEEKEDARGIYYEFSGGDELAQTMMLCKDGKKKRRVYYELTQILPGVSPIRIITPKGVSAEIRMYERVKKIEAKKKGKSK; translated from the coding sequence ATGAGAAAATTTTTACTTTTTATTGCAGCTTGCACGCTTCCGTTTGTACTTTTGGCGGGCGAAAATGCGGCAAAAACCGAGGAAAATATTTTTGAGTTACCTATCTCAAAGATGCCGCCTGATTATTTTAAATACGAAGTCGCTTTTTTTAAAGAGATAGAAATCGACTGCAACTTTGCCTTTTTGCTCGGCGGAAAGCTTGAAGAAAAAGAGGACGCGCGCGGGATTTATTATGAATTTAGCGGCGGGGATGAGCTAGCGCAAACGATGATGCTATGCAAGGACGGAAAGAAAAAGAGACGGGTTTATTACGAGCTCACTCAAATTTTACCAGGCGTTAGCCCTATTAGAATTATAACTCCAAAAGGTGTAAGTGCGGAAATAAGAATGTACGAACGCGTAAAAAAGATAGAAGCAAAAAAGAAAGGAAAAAGTAAATGA